One segment of Schistocerca cancellata isolate TAMUIC-IGC-003103 chromosome 2, iqSchCanc2.1, whole genome shotgun sequence DNA contains the following:
- the LOC126162770 gene encoding enoyl-[acyl-carrier-protein] reductase, mitochondrial, whose translation MVSKMGVLKLLSRNMKSFVAQASRDNAILTFARHQSVLSSKLVYSEYGDPPKVVRQEKEELRKPAEHEVMIRMLASPVNPADINTIQGVYAVKPKLPSIPGNEGVGEIVDVGNGVTDLKVGDRVVPKLNAWGTWRTHAVCNADELMKISDKIGIVEAATLTVNPCTAYRMLKDFVPLSEGDSVIQNGANSAAGQNVIQLCKAWGIKSVNIVRNRSDIDELKKFLTELGASYVLTEEELRTTDLFKKGVLVRPKLALNCVGGKNALEVMRHLDSGGVMVTYGGMSREPVTVPTSALIFKDITVRGYWMTRWSNENAHSPERSRMFEELTNLIIERKLNPPKHTLIGFERYKEALSNAMSTKGFVGMKYIFDFQK comes from the exons ATGGTGTCGAAGATGGGTGTGTTGAAACTTTTGTCGCGGAACATGAAAAGCTTCGTTGCACAGGCTAGTCGCGATAATGCAATATTAACGTTTGCCAGACATCAGAGCGTACTTTCCTCTAAACTTGTGTACTCAGAATACGGTGACCCACCAAAAGTCGTACGACAAGAAAAAGAAGAGCTAAGAAAACCTGCTGAACATGAA GTTATGATACGCATGTTGGCGTCACCTGTAAACCCCGCAGATATCAACACTATTCAGGGTGTCTACGCTGTAAAACCAAAATTGCCTTCTATACCGGGAAATGAAGGTGTTGGAGAAATTGTAGATGTAGGCAATGGAGTCACAGACTTGAAAGTCGGCGATAGAGTTGTACCAAAATTAAATGCTTGGGGTACATGGCGAACACACGCTGTCTGTAATGCGGATGAATTAATGAAA atctctgACAAGATTGGCATTGTGGAAGCTGCCACACTTACTGTTAACCCCTGTACAGCATACCGTATGCTGAAAGACTTTGTACCGTTATCTGAGGGAGATTCAGTGATTCAGAATGGCGCAAATAGTGCAGCGGGGCAAAATGTGATACAGCTGTGCAAAGCTTGGGGGATAAAATCTGTCAATATTGTTCGGAACAGGAGTGATATTGATGAACTGAAGAAGTTTCTGACAGAGCTTGGAGCTTCATATGTACTGACAGAGGAAGAACTCag GACTACAGATCTTTTCAAGAAAGGTGTTTTAGTAAGACCAAAGTTAGCACTAAATTGTGTTGGAGGCAAAAATGCACTTGAAGTGATGAGACATTTGGACAGTGGTGGTGTTATGGTTACATACGGGGGGATGTCCCGAGAACCTGTGACTGTGCCTACATCAGCTCTTATATTTAAGGATATAACTGTCCGTGGATATTGGATGACAAGATGGAGTAATGAAAATGCTCACAGCCCTGAAAGATCTAGAATGTTTGAAGAATTAACCAACCTTATAATTGAAAGGAAATTGAATCCTCCAAAACATACATTGATTGGATTTGAAAGATACAAGGAGGCACTGTCAAATGCAATGTCAACCAAAGGATTTGTAGGGATGAAATATATTTTTGACTTCCAAAAATAA